A stretch of Flavobacterium sp. N1994 DNA encodes these proteins:
- a CDS encoding response regulator transcription factor, whose protein sequence is MKILLIEDQLELQKSIQQYFEMEGNVVEVASDYGKAEQKIAMYDYDCILVDITLPNGSGLDLIKEIKLKKSKAGVIIISAKNSLDDKIYGLDLGADDYLPKPFHLSELNSRIKALIRRKSFDGNLEIIVNEIKILPVERSVFVHNKAVILTSKEYDLLLYFIANKNRVVSKNALAEHLWGDNADRLDNFDFIYNHVKNLRKKLLEKKCEDYLKTIYGIGYNFKTAE, encoded by the coding sequence ATGAAAATATTATTAATCGAAGACCAATTGGAATTGCAAAAAAGTATCCAACAATACTTTGAAATGGAAGGAAATGTTGTTGAAGTTGCTTCTGATTATGGTAAAGCCGAGCAGAAAATAGCGATGTATGACTATGATTGCATTTTGGTAGATATTACGTTGCCCAATGGTTCCGGATTGGATTTAATCAAAGAGATAAAGCTAAAAAAATCAAAAGCTGGTGTTATTATCATTTCGGCAAAAAATTCGCTTGATGATAAGATTTATGGTTTAGATTTAGGCGCCGATGATTATTTGCCTAAACCTTTTCATTTGTCGGAACTTAATTCCCGAATAAAAGCTTTAATTAGACGAAAAAGTTTTGATGGTAATTTAGAAATTATTGTCAATGAAATTAAAATTCTTCCAGTTGAAAGAAGTGTTTTTGTGCATAATAAAGCAGTGATTTTGACCTCTAAAGAATACGATTTGTTGCTTTATTTTATAGCCAATAAAAATCGTGTCGTCAGTAAAAATGCTTTAGCGGAACATCTTTGGGGAGACAACGCCGATAGATTGGATAATTTTGATTTTATATACAATCATGTAAAAAATCTTCGGAAAAAGTTATTGGAAAAAAAATGTGAAGATTATCTGAAAACCATCTACGGAATAGGTTATAATTTTAAAACTGCGGAATGA
- a CDS encoding T9SS type A sorting domain-containing protein: protein MKYILLFAFIILSVNTNAQIKILFDASKAESAGNADWVIDSDTHNIGFSSGPAIVGTGNEANPQRIPTPLQSNITASTPEDYWNGGLSNWGIDCVKQGYVVESLPYNGQITYGLTSNLQDLSNYKVFVIDEPNISFTATEKAAIISFVQNGGGLCIIADHTISDRNNDGVDAPQVLNDLMSNNTIQNNPFGIAFDYNDISQTSSNIANIPANSILHGTAGNVTQVKWSGGTTMTLNTTQNNTATGLVYKTGSSAIGLTNVLCASATYQNGKVVAIGDSSIPDDGTGDSGDTLYNGYIVDASGNHQKLLMNTIIWLATTSPLSIGDSSLTDIKFTIAPNPIQNKELKFTYVNSDNEPTQLFIYDTLGRTIKQMAISNDEINSGSIAISDLNSGTYFCKITMATKSKVLRFVVQ, encoded by the coding sequence ATTCTGATACACACAATATAGGGTTTTCATCTGGTCCTGCAATAGTTGGAACTGGAAATGAAGCCAACCCGCAAAGAATACCAACTCCTTTGCAATCTAATATAACCGCATCAACTCCCGAAGATTATTGGAATGGTGGATTGTCTAATTGGGGAATTGATTGTGTAAAACAAGGCTATGTAGTAGAAAGTTTGCCTTATAATGGTCAAATAACTTATGGCTTAACTTCTAATTTGCAGGATTTGAGTAATTACAAAGTATTTGTAATTGATGAGCCTAATATTTCATTTACAGCCACCGAGAAAGCTGCTATTATAAGTTTTGTTCAAAATGGCGGTGGATTGTGCATTATTGCCGATCATACTATCTCTGACAGGAATAATGATGGTGTTGATGCTCCACAAGTTTTAAATGATTTGATGAGTAATAACACCATCCAAAATAATCCTTTTGGAATTGCATTTGATTATAATGACATTTCTCAAACCTCTTCAAATATTGCCAATATTCCTGCAAATTCCATTCTTCATGGAACAGCAGGGAATGTTACACAAGTAAAATGGTCAGGCGGAACAACAATGACCTTAAATACAACTCAAAATAACACTGCAACTGGATTAGTATATAAAACTGGCTCAAGTGCAATTGGATTAACCAATGTATTATGTGCTTCAGCAACTTATCAAAATGGAAAAGTGGTTGCTATTGGCGATAGTTCAATTCCCGATGATGGGACTGGTGATAGTGGTGACACACTTTATAATGGTTATATTGTTGATGCAAGTGGAAATCATCAAAAACTGTTAATGAATACCATTATTTGGTTAGCTACAACAAGTCCTTTAAGTATTGGAGATTCTAGTTTAACAGATATTAAATTTACCATAGCCCCTAATCCTATTCAAAATAAAGAGTTGAAGTTTACCTATGTGAATTCAGATAATGAGCCTACGCAACTTTTTATTTATGATACATTAGGTAGAACCATAAAACAAATGGCAATATCAAACGATGAAATTAATTCAGGTTCTATTGCTATCTCTGATTTGAATTCGGGTACTTACTTTTGTAAAATTACTATGGCGACGAAATCTAAAGTTTTGCGGTTCGTAGTTCAATAA